From the Streptomyces syringium genome, one window contains:
- a CDS encoding helix-turn-helix domain-containing protein, translating into MLRARDAMDRAYAQPLDVPALARIAHVSQAHFTRTFRATFGETPHRYLQRRRVERAMFLLRETDRSVTDICFEVGFGSPGTFSRTFSDIVGRSPRAYRKEAAPTGVPTCFTMAWTRPSA; encoded by the coding sequence ATGCTGCGGGCCCGGGACGCGATGGACCGCGCGTACGCGCAGCCCCTGGACGTGCCGGCCCTGGCGCGGATCGCCCATGTGTCGCAGGCGCACTTCACGCGCACGTTCCGCGCCACGTTCGGCGAGACGCCGCACCGCTATCTCCAGCGCCGCCGGGTCGAGCGGGCGATGTTCCTGCTGCGCGAGACCGACCGCAGTGTGACGGACATCTGCTTCGAGGTCGGCTTCGGCAGCCCGGGGACGTTCAGCCGTACGTTCAGCGACATCGTCGGCCGGTCGCCGAGGGCCTACCGCAAGGAGGCCGCTCCCACGGGCGTACCGACGTGCTTCACGATGGCGTGGACGCGGCCGAGCGCCTGA